Proteins encoded in a region of the Acidobacteriota bacterium genome:
- a CDS encoding aspartate kinase produces MFVLKFGGTSVADRAAIIRLIEIVRATRQAALPNALAGTQQDPRGPIVVVSALGGATDRLLGLAAQAGAGDADGARENVRLLLERHIEVAGVITDDGLRSDVETYLNAEFGSLARVVSALAVLEEVSPRWLDAIAAVGELASSRIVAAALESRGVPAAWVDARKVMVTTAEHTAAPPLMEETGIKMTAALVPLLSARRVPVMGGFVGATVDGVTTTLGRGGSDYSAAIVGACIGASEIQIWTDVDGMLTADPRLVPSARVVPQLSFDEASELAYFGAKVLHPATILPAMAKNIPVRILNSRRAEALGTLITASRPSSGLPLTAVASKRNVTVVDISSTRMLMAHGFLHKLFGVFEHHATSVDVVTTSEVSVSVTVDDGRRLPRILEDLKAFAEVTSSSDLAVLCVVGEGIQGDATFVSRLLKALGPVPIRMLSQASERRNITIVIPDADLPGALTRVHEEFFT; encoded by the coding sequence GTGTTTGTCCTGAAGTTCGGCGGCACGTCGGTGGCGGACCGGGCCGCCATCATCAGGCTGATCGAGATTGTGCGTGCGACGCGCCAGGCGGCGCTGCCGAACGCGCTCGCCGGCACGCAGCAGGACCCGCGCGGGCCCATTGTGGTGGTGTCGGCGTTGGGGGGCGCCACGGATCGGTTGCTTGGCCTGGCCGCGCAGGCCGGGGCCGGTGATGCCGATGGGGCGCGAGAGAACGTGCGCCTGCTGCTGGAGCGTCACATCGAGGTGGCGGGCGTCATCACGGATGACGGACTGCGATCGGACGTTGAAACCTACCTCAATGCCGAGTTCGGATCGCTGGCGCGAGTCGTCTCTGCGTTGGCTGTGCTTGAAGAGGTGTCGCCCCGCTGGCTGGACGCCATTGCCGCCGTCGGTGAACTCGCCAGCAGCCGCATCGTGGCTGCGGCACTCGAGTCGCGCGGCGTGCCGGCCGCCTGGGTGGACGCGCGAAAGGTCATGGTGACCACCGCCGAACACACGGCCGCACCGCCGCTGATGGAGGAGACCGGCATCAAAATGACCGCCGCGCTCGTTCCGTTGTTATCGGCGCGGCGGGTACCGGTGATGGGTGGTTTTGTCGGCGCCACCGTCGACGGTGTCACCACCACGCTCGGCCGTGGCGGGTCGGATTACTCCGCAGCCATCGTTGGCGCCTGCATCGGCGCGTCGGAGATTCAAATCTGGACGGACGTAGATGGCATGCTGACAGCGGACCCGCGACTGGTGCCGTCTGCCAGGGTCGTACCGCAGCTCTCATTCGACGAAGCATCGGAACTCGCGTATTTTGGCGCCAAGGTGCTGCACCCGGCCACCATCCTTCCGGCGATGGCGAAGAACATTCCGGTACGCATCCTCAACTCGCGCCGTGCCGAAGCGCTGGGCACGCTCATCACCGCGAGCCGCCCTTCGAGCGGACTCCCGCTCACTGCGGTCGCATCAAAACGCAACGTCACCGTCGTGGACATCTCGTCCACGCGGATGCTCATGGCGCACGGCTTCCTGCACAAGCTCTTTGGTGTGTTTGAACACCATGCGACGTCGGTTGACGTCGTCACCACGTCCGAAGTGTCTGTTTCGGTCACCGTGGATGATGGGCGACGGTTGCCGAGGATCCTCGAAGACCTCAAGGCGTTTGCTGAAGTGACGAGCAGCAGCGATCTGGCGGTGCTCTGCGTGGTCGGCGAAGGCATTCAGGGCGACGCCACGTTTGTGAGCCGGCTGCTCAAGGCGTTGGGCCCGGTACCTATCCGCATGTTGTCGCAGGCGTCAGAACGGCGGAACATCACCATTGTGATACCGGATGCCGACTTGCCAGGGGCGCTGACCCGCGTGCACGAGGAGTTCTTTACATGA
- the asd gene encoding aspartate-semialdehyde dehydrogenase yields the protein MTKIDVGVLGATGMVGQQFVSRLENHPWFNVAWLAASERSEGKRYAEASAWRLPTPMPEAVRQLTVDACVPGRGPKVVFSALDAGVAGDVEEAFARAGHIVLSNARNHRMDPLIPLLVPEINSDHLSLLVEQRRVKGWSGAIVTNPNCSTVVLVMALAPLQRFGLKSAVVSTMQAVSGAGYPGVPSYDILGNLVPYIGGEEEKIESETLKILGSDGGRTLHTMVVSAHTNRVPVIDGHTMTVSVQVEAKAELDDVRAAFQGFVGRPQELRLPTAPIPAILLRDEPNRPQPRLDSDLGGGMAVSVGRLRTCPVMSFRFVALGHNTVRGAAGASILNAELMHAELQCLS from the coding sequence GTGACGAAGATCGATGTAGGAGTCTTGGGCGCCACCGGCATGGTGGGGCAGCAGTTTGTATCCCGTCTCGAGAACCACCCGTGGTTCAACGTGGCGTGGCTTGCGGCGAGTGAACGGTCGGAAGGCAAACGGTACGCCGAGGCATCAGCCTGGCGGTTGCCCACGCCGATGCCAGAGGCCGTGCGCCAGTTGACGGTGGACGCGTGCGTTCCTGGCCGAGGCCCGAAGGTGGTGTTTTCCGCCCTCGATGCCGGCGTGGCCGGCGACGTGGAAGAAGCGTTTGCCCGCGCGGGCCACATCGTGTTGAGCAACGCGCGCAATCACCGGATGGATCCACTGATTCCGCTGCTCGTGCCCGAGATCAACAGCGACCACCTCTCGCTGCTGGTCGAGCAACGGCGCGTCAAAGGCTGGTCCGGGGCCATCGTCACCAACCCAAACTGCTCCACGGTGGTCCTGGTCATGGCGCTCGCACCGCTGCAGCGGTTCGGCCTCAAGAGCGCGGTGGTTTCAACGATGCAGGCGGTGTCCGGTGCGGGATATCCGGGCGTGCCGTCGTACGACATCCTGGGCAACCTGGTGCCCTACATCGGTGGCGAAGAAGAAAAAATCGAATCCGAGACGCTGAAGATTCTGGGATCTGACGGAGGCCGTACGCTGCACACGATGGTTGTCTCTGCCCATACGAATCGCGTGCCCGTGATCGATGGCCACACGATGACCGTGTCCGTTCAGGTGGAAGCGAAGGCGGAACTCGATGATGTGCGGGCGGCGTTTCAGGGCTTCGTGGGCCGGCCACAGGAATTGAGGCTGCCGACCGCGCCGATTCCGGCGATCCTCCTTCGAGACGAACCCAACCGCCCGCAGCCGCGCCTGGACTCGGACCTTGGTGGCGGCATGGCTGTGTCGGTCGGTCGCCTGCGGACGTGCCCGGTCATGAGCTTCCGTTTCGTGGCGTTGGGGCACAACACGGTACGCGGCGCCGCCGGCGCTTCGATTCTCAACGCCGAGTTGATGCACGCGGAGCTGCAGTGTTTGTCCTGA